A portion of the Maylandia zebra isolate NMK-2024a linkage group LG9, Mzebra_GT3a, whole genome shotgun sequence genome contains these proteins:
- the LOC106675427 gene encoding uncharacterized protein LOC106675427 — MPRALSDVWRHFTPANVQGKSVYMCKYCDKTYVKNATKMQQHIAKCKKIPQGPTHAAARSSTQGENESVSAVSESDTHSSAPGPSGIRGFFDFMDDTSQKNADECFARAIYATGSPLMLTSNVYWKRFLNVLRPAYIPPTRHALSTHLLDEEFSRVQAKVKQTIDQADCISVISDGWSNIRGQGIINYIITTPQPVFYKSVDTKENRHTGQYIADELKVIINDLGPDKVFALVTDNAANMKVAWAHVEETYPHITTIGCAAHTLNLLLKDIMALKTMDTLNKRVKQVLKYVKGKQVTSATFLSKQKEKNKSTTLKLPSITRWGGVVIMFDSLLEGKESLQEMAISQSVGIDSDIKKVILDDVFWERVSSSQKILKPIAAAIAKIEGDGAILSDVQCLFAELKEEIQTILPTSLLLKAEETAVVKSLEQRREFCMKPVHAAAYMLDPKYDKGIL, encoded by the coding sequence atgccacGTGCGCTATCTGATGTGTGGAGACATTTTACACCAGCTAATGTACAAGGGAAatctgtatatatgtgtaagTATTGTGATAAGACGTACGTGAAGAATGccacaaaaatgcagcagcacattgcaaagtgcaaaaaaattcCTCAAGGCCCAACACATGCAGCAGCCAGGAGTTCCACTCAAGGGGAAAATGAATCTGTTTCAGCTGTATCAGAGTCAGATACCCACTCATCAGCTCCTGGTCCCTCTGGCATCAGAGGATTCTTTGATTTTATGGATGACACTAGCCAGAAAAACGCAGATGAGTGTTTCGCTCGTGCAATCTATGCAACTGGCTCACCCCTGATGCTGACATCCAATGTGTACTGGAAGAGATTTTTGAATGTTCTCCGACCAGCATACATTCCCCCAACCAGACATGCATTGTCTACTCATCTACTGGATGAAGAGTTCAGTCGAGTTCAAGCAAAGGTGAAACAGACCATTGAccaagctgactgtatttcagtcATCTCTGATGGATGGTCCAATATCAGGGGACAAGGAATTATTAACTACATAATCACCACTCCTCAGCCTGTGTTCTACAAGAGTGTAGAcacaaaggaaaacagacacacaggccAATACATTGCAGATGAGCTAAAAGTGATCATCAATGACCTTGGACCAGATAAGGTTTTTGCACTGGTCACTGACAATGCAGCCAACATGAAGGTTGCCTGGGCACATGTGGAGGAGACCTACCCTCATATAACTACTATTGGCTGTGCAGCCCATACACTAAACCTTCTCCTAAAAGACATAATGGCACTAAAAACAATGGACACTCTGAATAAGAGAGTGAAGCAAGTTCTGAAATATGTTAAAGGCAAACAAGTAACTTCCGCTACATTTCTGTcaaagcaaaaggaaaagaacaagAGTACTACACTGAAGCTTCCCAGCATAACGCGATGGGGTGGTGTTGTTATCATGTTTGACAGCCTTCTGGAGGGAAAGGAGTCTCTGCAAGAGATGGCCATATCCCAGTCTGTAGGCATCGACAGTGACATCAAGAAGGTCATCTTGGATGATGTGTTCTGGGAAAGAGTATCTAGCAGTCAGAAAATCCTCAAACCTATTGCAGCAGCAATAGCGAAGATAGAGGGGGATGGTGCCATCTTGTCAGATGTCCAGTGCCTTTTTGCAGAACTCAAAGAAGAAATCCAGACAATTCTGCCCACTTCCCTACTACTGAAAGCAGAGGAAACGGCTGTGGTCAAGTCATTGGAACAGCGGAGGGAGTTCTgcatgaagccagtgcatgcagCAGCATACATGCTGGACCCCAAATATGACAAGGGCATACTTTGA